From one Humulus lupulus chromosome 8, drHumLupu1.1, whole genome shotgun sequence genomic stretch:
- the LOC133795811 gene encoding serine/threonine-protein kinase AtPK2/AtPK19-like gives MVLNPTSWEKFLFVEDFSDRFGPLPGQLSSPDSIYEDSYVICSHSLNLNNLALLNEIDTHEHVSNDDDDHDHDDHSVGLEDFEILKVVGQGSFGKVYQVRKSGTCEVYAMKVIRKDKTLEKNHVEYMKTERDILTKVNHPFIVQLKYSFQTQYRLYLVLDFINGGHLGYHLYCQGLFREDLARFYTAEIVSAVSYLHENGIMHRDIKPQNILLDAEGHIMLTDFGLAKQFDENTRSSSICGTLEYMAPEIVQGRNHDKAADWWSVGILLYEMLTGKPPFNGGKRQKIQQKIVKDKIKLPGFLSSEAHSLLKGLLKKDASMRLGSGPNGSIDIKNHKWFKTINWKKLEAREIKPSFLPKVEGDLCVANIDEYWTEMALVESPASTPKFTSENPFKKFSYVRKRDAS, from the exons ATGGTGTTGAATCCAACTAGTTGGGAGAAGTTTCTTTTTGTTGAAGATTTTTCTGATAGATTTGGTCCTCTTCCAGGTCAATTATCTTCACCAGATTCAATCTATGAGGACTCTTATGTTATCTGTAGCCATTCTCTGAACCTTAACAATCTAGCCTTATTAAATGAAATTGACACACACGAACATGTttctaatgatgatgatgatcatgaTCATGATGATCATAGTGTGGGACTTGAAGATTTTGAAATTCTCAAGGTTGTTGGGCAAGGTTCTTTCGGGAAGGTTTATCAAGTGAGGAAGAGTGGTACTTGTGAAGTATATGCAATGAAGGTCATACGTAAGGATAAGACTTTGGAGAAAAATCATGTTGAGTACATGAAAACTGAGAGAGATATACTCACCAAAGTGAATCATCCTTTCATAGTGCAACTCAAATACTCTTTTCAG ACCCAGTATAGATTGTATCTTGTGCTCGATTTCATCAATGGTGGCCACCTTGGCTATCATCTTTATTGTCAAGGCTTGTTCAG AGAGGATTTGGCTCGATTTTATACTGCTGAGATCGTTTCTGCTGTTTCCTATCTTCATGAAAATGGCATAATGCACAGAGATATAAAGCCTCAAAATATTCTTCTTGATGCCGAGGGCCAT ATAATGTTGACTGATTTTGGCCTGGCAAAACAATTTGATGAGAACACAAGATCAAGTTCTATATGTGGAACCCTCGAATACATGGCGCCGGAGATTGTTCAGGGACGAAATCATGACAAGGCTGCAGATTGGTGGAGTGTGGGAATTCTCCTTTATGAAATGCTCACTGGGAAG CCTCCATTTAATGGTGGAAAGAGACAGAAAATCCAGCAGAAGATAGTAAAAGACAAGATCAAGCTGCCTGGATTTCTGTCTAGTGAAGCACATTCATTATTGAAAGGA CTTCTTAAAAAAGATGCAAGCATGCGCCTTGGCAGTGGACCAAATGGGAGTATTGACATAAAAAACCACAAGTGGTTTAAGACAATCAATTGGAAAAAATTGGAGGCAAGAGAAATTAAGCCAAGTTTTCTTCCCAAAGTTGAAGGAGATCTTTGTGTGGCCAATATTGATGAATACTGGACCGAAATGGCCTTAGTGGAATCACCAGCTTCAACTCCAAAATTCACTAGTGAAAACCCCTTTAAGAAATTTAGTTATGTCAGGAAAAGGGATGCCTCGTAG